GCCCTCGTGCATTGGGAACGGAGCCCTGGCGATGCAGCATTCTGCTGCGCATGAAGCTTGCGAAGTATGCGCTGGGAAAAGTCCAGACAAGGCGTAACGCGATCAGAAAGGCGCTAAACAACGCGCCCAGCGCAATGAGACGGGGCAGGGAAGACTCGCGAATTCCCGAGAGCACATAAGGAAGCTGCAGCCCGATGAGCACGAAAACCAGTCCGTTGAGGATGAACGTCAGCGAATTCCATACGGCATTTGCCTGTAAGCGGACACTCGGCGAAAAAAAGCGTGAACTCCGTCCTCCCAAAAACAATCCGGCAGCGACGACCGCCAAAACTCCGGATGCATGAACAGCTTCTGCAGCCAAATACGCAGCGTACGGAACGAAAATACTGATCGTGATCTCGATGTTCGCGTCGTCAATATGGCGCTCGAACCACTCTACGACGATCGCGAGAGCGACTCCAATGGCGACTCCGACTGCGCCCAAATAGACGAACCGTCCGATGCCCGAAATGAAACTCGGGGTCTGCCCGTACACCACGATCGCCGTTCCAAACTCCAGCGCAAGCAATCCGGTCGCATCGTTCAGCAGGCTCTCGCCTTCGAGCACATCGACGATAGGTTTTGGCAGTCCGACACGCTTGGCAATCGCTGTAGCCGCTATTGCGTCCGTGGTGGCGACGGCTGCTCCCAGTACGAACCCAATGCGCCAGTCGAATCCGGCAAAGAACAGCGGAACGACGACCGCCACCCCAAATACGGTAAATGCCACTAGACCAATCGCCATAGAAGCAATGCTGATGAAGTTCTCGACGAAATCTCGCCACGATGTGACCCACGCCGCCGCATACAGGAGCGGGGGAAGAACGACGAGGAAGATCAACTCCGGATTAAGACTGACCCGTGGAATTCCCGGAACGAAGCCTATCACCAGGCCCGCGATGACCAGCACGATCGGATATGGAATCTTCAGACGCTGCGCCAGCCATGCGAATCCCGCCACGATGAGCAGCAACAGCAGAACAACAAGCTCAATCGAGTGGAGGCTTGATCCAGAAGTGTTCATCGGAACGCTGCATCAGTGGAAAACCAATCTACTTGCTGCTACAGAATCTACCTGCTGCTACAGAATGAACCGCCTGCCGCGATCGACCTCACGGTATTGCCAAGACCCTCGGCGAGAGCTGCGGTTTCTCGATGAGGTACATGTCCTTTCGGACAATGGGGCTATTGTCCTAAAGTAACTGTACCGAATTGGGAAGGCGCGTGCCCTTATGCAATAGATGTTGCATCCTAGGAGGTGCAACTCGCGGAGAGGCAATGATAGTCCCTCGTATCCTCTGCGTAGACGACGATCCTCGAATCAACGAGTTGAACGAGATTGTGCTTGGGCGTGCCGGATATGAAGTGCAGATCGCACTTTCACCTTCCGACGCCCTGGAACGCTTCGCCGCCGATCGCTTCGACCTGGTCATCACTGACCTGTTCTCCAACGCATCGAGCGATGCGGGCTTCATCCGTAAGCTGCGCAGCCTGGATCCCAAAGTTCCAGTGATCATAGTCAGCGGACAAACCAGTCCTTCCCCAGAAATCCTCAAGCAAGTCGATGCCTTCGTGCAAAAGGCCTATTCTCTGAATGCGCTGAAAGACGCAGTCCGCGAAGTCCTGACGCGGGAGAAGCTGCGCCGCATCGGGTAACGGCCTGAATTGAACATGGAGCGTTTTACTGTCATTCCGAACCGCTTGCGGTGAGGAATCCCTGCCTGCATCCATATTCGTCGCTGTTCTCGAACCAGTGGAAGCCGACGCACTTCAGAATTCGCCATTCATTAATGTTCTTCCGCGTCACTCATGAGTTGGTGTAGGGATTCCTCCGCTAAAATCGGGCGTTCCGAATGACAAACAAAAATAAAACCTCCGTGCCCTCCGTGTTCAATCTTTATCCCGGCTCCGCGAAATCGCGCAGCTCCGGATAGTGCTCGATCAGCGTACTCGGCGCCTTCACCTTTTCCCGTTTCAGCATCTTCTTCAACTCCAGCGCGTTCACCGCAGCTTTTCCCTTGTAGTGATTGTTCGTCACTGCAAACGTCTTCTCGACCTTCTCTCCCAAGCGCTCGATCTTCTCCTTCCATGGCTCCAGCTGTTTGGGAGTGTAGAGATAGTTGTAGCGGTCGTCGCGATTGTCAGACTGGAACCACTCCTTGTAGTTGCGCCCATGCAGGCGAACATAGCCGATGTTTGACGTTGCGTGCTCGGTCCCACGCACCGATCGACCCAAGAGCGGCTGATCGATATTGCAGAACGCAATCTTCTCGGCCGCGAATTGCGCGAGGATCTCAGGATTGTCCCAGGTCGCGTGCCGCACCTCGACGACCAGCGGATATTCTCTGAAGCGCGTGATCAAGCTTTGCAGGTACTCGCGATTCTCATCAGTATTCTTAAACGAGATGGGAAACTGAATCAGCAGCGCTCCCAATTTCCCTCGCGACGCAATCGAATCAAGACCGGCTTTTGCATTCGCCTCGTCCTCGGCAATGGGGTTAATCGTAGCCGCGGAAGTCGACTGCAAAACCGCTCCAGGCGCGTGCGTAAAGCTGCGAAACAGCTTGGCAGTAAATTCGAAGCGCGGATTCACGTCGGCCACAAACTCGCACCATTGCTTTCCCGTTTTGGGCTGAATGTGTCCGTAGAAAGATGTATTGATCTCGCAACAATCGAGGTACTGCGCCAGGAACTGCAAAGGATGCTGCCGTTTCTTGAGCCCGGCTGGATAGACGATCCCCTCCCAATCCTTGTAAGAAAACCCAGCCGTTCCTATCAGAATCTGTTGGCTGGCGCTCACCTCTTTAGCTTACCTGCGCTACCGAATTGCGTTGTCTGGAAGTCCTTTTGCCCTTGGGGATGCCGAGAGGTGTGCACGCAACCGAATCCAGTAGAATAGAAACCAGCCACGTTTCAGCCCTCACGGAGAGATGGCCGAGTGGCTGAAGGCGCACGCTTGGAAAGCGTGTATACCTTAACGGGTATCGTGGGTTCGAATCCCACTCTCTCCGCCAGCTTTCTTCTGTGTCCGGCCCGGAGACATAGGTAACAGAACGTTCCGGAGACACGGGTTACACTTTTGGCCCGAAGGGATTTTCGAGGGGCTGCAGAGTTTTTTCCTCCAAGAAAAGCGGGTTGTTCTTGATTAGATTCCATGGCCTCGCACAGCAGCAGGTAGCGCGAAGCGTAATCGGTGACCATCAGCGGATAACAATAACGCTTGTTCCCGAGTTGGAGCTCGCCTTTATAGTCTGTGCACCACAAGTCATTCGGGTTCAAGCCTGCCGAGAGCGGCGTTCCCTGGGCACGAGTCCTGGGCCGACTTGCTCGGGTGACCAGACCATATCGATCTAAGATTGCATGAATGGTGCTGCAGGCTGGGACCTTTATTTCTGAAGCCAGCCGCCGCAGTAAAGGTTCGCGGATCTTGCGAGCTCCCCAGTAGGGTTTTTCTCGTTTGGCAGCCACATGGCGGCTTCCACTGGCGCCGGCAGTTGGTTGGCATAGCGATGGGGCCGACGGGCGCGATCGCTCAACCGCCTCCACACCGCACTGCTCGTAGCGGTCCAGGATTTTTGTATCCCGTCTTTCGTGAAATGCCAAACTCACGGCACAGTGACGCCATACTCTCCCCGTCCTTGAGCCGGATTACGAAGCGCATTCGTTCGTCGATCACAGAACTTTCCTTCCATGGCATCCCCTCCTCCGCCCTCCTTCGGACCGAAAAGTGTAACCCATGTCTCCGGAACGTTCTGTTACCTATGTCTCAGGCTGGACATTCGGCAGAATGAATGAGTTCCGATTTGTTCGTGGGTCCAAAAAGTTCCAATACCTTGCTGTTCGCCTGACGCTTGCTGTCTGTCACAGTGAAATAACGACGAAGATCACTGGCTATTAGACCAGAGAGCGATTCGCAGAGATCATGCCGGAATATTGAGTCACCTCGGGCAGATTACTGCTGCGGGGCTATTCGCATCGCAACCTCTGGATGTTTTCTCGAAATTACTTCCGAGTAAATATGTAAATTTGCGCACAAAATCGACTAATTTTCTTTATAAGTTCGGTGCAAGCGCTTGAGTGCAGAAGATTTCACTCTACTTCGCAACCCGAACTCTTGTTCGATGAGCTTCGGGCGTTGATGCAGGATATTCCCGGCATATTCCCAGTAATGGCGCAGTTGGCACAGAAGTTGCACTTTCCTGTGATTTTGGAGGAAATCATGCGTCCGAAATCATGGATGGCTGGCTTAATCGCCGCGCTGATGTTAACTACAGGAGCAATAATCGTTGGGTGTGGCAGCAATAGACCCAGCAATCAAGCCGCTCAGGCGGCGAGTACAACGGTTACCGTGAGCGATCCGGCAACCTGCGGATCGATGACAGGCGGCCCTTTCAGTCACGTTTATGTCACGATCACCGATGTGCTGGTCAATAGCAGTGCAACTGCTGGAGACAACGATTCTTCCTGGCTGGACGTAACACCCGCTCTCAAAGGCAGCCCGCAGCAGGTTGATCTACTTGGCCAAGCAAACAATCAATGTTTTCTCGCGACCCTCGGATCTACTACACAGTTGCAGCCGGGGAGCTATCAGCAGATCAGAATCGTGCTTGGCGCCAACAATGTGGCGATTAGCGGCGACAAGTGCAATGGAGTCGCCAACTGCGTGGTTTTGTCCTCAGATAACAGCGTTCATCCGCTCCTACTCTCGAGCGAAGCACAGACCGGCCTGAAGGTCCCTTCCGGCCAAATCGCGAGCGGCAAGTTCACTGTGGCTGCCGGACAGACGAAAGATTTGAATATCGATTTCGACACCTGCGCCTCGATCGTGACGCAAGGCAACGGACAATATCGTCTGAAGCCTGTGTTACACGCGGGAGAAGTTTCGACAACGTCAGCCTCGCTTAACGGCAAGCTCGTCGACAAGGTGACGGGCCAGCCGATCGTCGGTGGTAAAGCGATCGTCGCGCTGGAGCAGAAGGATTCGGCTGGAATCGATCGGGTAGTAATGCAGAGCACTCCAGACGCGAGTGGCGCATTCGTCTTCTGTCCAGTTCCTGCCGGCAACTACGACGTAGTTGCAGTTGCCGTAGATGGAGCCAATGTAGAGTATGCCGCGACTATCACGACCGGAGTTAGTCCAGGGACGGCTATCGGCAATGTACAAATGTTTGCGACCACGGGTACGAGTACCGGCCCAGGTTCCATAACGGGAACCATAACCAGCGCAAATTCAGTTCCGGCAGGGACCATCGCTGACCTCACCATCTCGGCCCTGCAACAAGTCACCACTGCGGGCGGACCGCTGACGGTGACCATCCCCCTCGCTCAGCAGTCTTCCGCCACTGCCACAGCTACAACCCAAGCAGGCGCAACGTGCGCAACGAAAACGGATTGTGCCTCGTACACGTTGTCGGTGCCCGGTGTGAACCCATCGCTAGCAGCATTCAGTTCGAGTGGGACGAACTACACCGCAGGAGCCTCCGGGGCTGCAAGCTATACGGTCGAAGCACAGGCGTTCGTTCCCCAGTCAGGCGGAACGCAGGATTGCACGCCGCCTGTGCAGATGACTGCAGTCGTCTCCGTCACACCTGGCCAACCAGTACAGGCGGCTACTGTGACCTTCACCGGCTGCCAGTAGAACGGTCAGGGGAAGCGCGAAAGCAGACGACATATTCAATCGGGAAAAAGAATCAGAATGCGGGCCAAACTGCTCTAACCTCGCCAAGCGGAAGCAACAGGTTTCGATGATCGTTGGTATGAGTCGAACAGGAGTTGTGGGCGCCCGCTTCC
This genomic interval from Terriglobales bacterium contains the following:
- a CDS encoding Na+/H+ antiporter yields the protein MNTSGSSLHSIELVVLLLLLIVAGFAWLAQRLKIPYPIVLVIAGLVIGFVPGIPRVSLNPELIFLVVLPPLLYAAAWVTSWRDFVENFISIASMAIGLVAFTVFGVAVVVPLFFAGFDWRIGFVLGAAVATTDAIAATAIAKRVGLPKPIVDVLEGESLLNDATGLLALEFGTAIVVYGQTPSFISGIGRFVYLGAVGVAIGVALAIVVEWFERHIDDANIEITISIFVPYAAYLAAEAVHASGVLAVVAAGLFLGGRSSRFFSPSVRLQANAVWNSLTFILNGLVFVLIGLQLPYVLSGIRESSLPRLIALGALFSAFLIALRLVWTFPSAYFASFMRSRMLHRQGSVPNARGLFVVGWTGMRGVIALAAAISLPRTLSNDAPFPHRSLIIFLTFSVILVTLVLQGLTLPGLIRALGLGGSSRPHTREQEARRLVLEQALAYLEKRRQVDKPEFAGTYDDLAQHYRQRLASVNGEAEQDVNPEQYQRYLSLSREMLEVERNAALELRNQGRIDSEIARELEEELDLSETRLRSAIKHRNLQA
- a CDS encoding response regulator, with protein sequence MIVPRILCVDDDPRINELNEIVLGRAGYEVQIALSPSDALERFAADRFDLVITDLFSNASSDAGFIRKLRSLDPKVPVIIVSGQTSPSPEILKQVDAFVQKAYSLNALKDAVREVLTREKLRRIG
- a CDS encoding DUF72 domain-containing protein encodes the protein MSASQQILIGTAGFSYKDWEGIVYPAGLKKRQHPLQFLAQYLDCCEINTSFYGHIQPKTGKQWCEFVADVNPRFEFTAKLFRSFTHAPGAVLQSTSAATINPIAEDEANAKAGLDSIASRGKLGALLIQFPISFKNTDENREYLQSLITRFREYPLVVEVRHATWDNPEILAQFAAEKIAFCNIDQPLLGRSVRGTEHATSNIGYVRLHGRNYKEWFQSDNRDDRYNYLYTPKQLEPWKEKIERLGEKVEKTFAVTNNHYKGKAAVNALELKKMLKREKVKAPSTLIEHYPELRDFAEPG
- a CDS encoding DUF4382 domain-containing protein is translated as MRPKSWMAGLIAALMLTTGAIIVGCGSNRPSNQAAQAASTTVTVSDPATCGSMTGGPFSHVYVTITDVLVNSSATAGDNDSSWLDVTPALKGSPQQVDLLGQANNQCFLATLGSTTQLQPGSYQQIRIVLGANNVAISGDKCNGVANCVVLSSDNSVHPLLLSSEAQTGLKVPSGQIASGKFTVAAGQTKDLNIDFDTCASIVTQGNGQYRLKPVLHAGEVSTTSASLNGKLVDKVTGQPIVGGKAIVALEQKDSAGIDRVVMQSTPDASGAFVFCPVPAGNYDVVAVAVDGANVEYAATITTGVSPGTAIGNVQMFATTGTSTGPGSITGTITSANSVPAGTIADLTISALQQVTTAGGPLTVTIPLAQQSSATATATTQAGATCATKTDCASYTLSVPGVNPSLAAFSSSGTNYTAGASGAASYTVEAQAFVPQSGGTQDCTPPVQMTAVVSVTPGQPVQAATVTFTGCQ